The genomic interval TCATTAAATAACGACTGATGACTAAAATGACGCCGGTTAAAAGCAATAACCAATACACACCCATTTTAAAGTGACGCTCGTCGACTCTTTCATGTAAAAAATTGCCAAGCTTGACGGCCATAAATAACACAGGGATATAAAACAGCACATTGATCAGAACAGGTTGCAAAGAGCCGTCTGCAAGGAACGCTATGGTTAACAAAAAATTTAATGTAAACCAGACAAAAACCATGGTCGCGCGGAAGCGTGCTTTATTAATTTTTGTGCCTGCTACTGCATACACTAACAAAGGTCCACCACTGGCAAACAAACCATGAGTGATACCGGCACCATAGGTGATAGCACGCGTCTTCCAAAGAGGTCGAGCCTTATCCTCATGTCGATGAAACATTCGCCATAATTCGCGTGCTGCAAACCAAACGATTAATACACCAAAGGCCTGCTTCATGATGACATCATTCAAATACGGGGCGATAAAGTAACCTGTAGCGGTACCAAGCAACATGCCGGGCATGATCACCCTTATCAGTAGCTCACGATCTATATTTTGGCGATTGCGATAAGCCAACACGCTAGTCATACAGATATTACAGCAGACTAAAATAGGTAAGAGTTTCTCAAACGGTAAAAACAGAACACCCAACGACAAAGCGATAACAATACTGCCAAATCCCGTGACTGCTTCTAATGTATAGGCAATTAATATAATGAAACCAAATAAAACCCAGAGCCATTCCATTAGGACACCTCGGCTGTGCGACTATCGGATTCTGATTTCTCTGTAGATACACGAGACCAAATAGTAGAAAGTAATAAGCCGCTTACCAGGTGCCAAACACCCCAAAATGCAGCAATTAACAACATGCCTGAAGCTTGTGGAAAGAAAGTAAAAATAATCAGCAACGCCAACGCACCG from Bermanella marisrubri carries:
- a CDS encoding sulfite exporter TauE/SafE family protein, with amino-acid sequence MEWLWVLFGFIILIAYTLEAVTGFGSIVIALSLGVLFLPFEKLLPILVCCNICMTSVLAYRNRQNIDRELLIRVIMPGMLLGTATGYFIAPYLNDVIMKQAFGVLIVWFAARELWRMFHRHEDKARPLWKTRAITYGAGITHGLFASGGPLLVYAVAGTKINKARFRATMVFVWFTLNFLLTIAFLADGSLQPVLINVLFYIPVLFMAVKLGNFLHERVDERHFKMGVYWLLLLTGVILVISRYLMS